The Episyrphus balteatus chromosome 3, idEpiBalt1.1, whole genome shotgun sequence genome segment TGCAGTACGTTTTAAACAAATGCACTAACTATTGCGCCACGGGGTACTACATTTGAAATGagttaataaataaaaccaacaaaactGGATTGATATGGTTAAGGACCATCTAAAAAACgaagtgtttttaaaaatttcagggCCGGTTTTTACAAATTGTATCTTTATAGTTGGATAAGATAAAAATAATGTTATATTGAGCGCTtaccaaatttaaaataatatttaaaaattcggaATCCGGATACCTAATATTGAAAAGTTTCTTACGTTTACGATATGTGGTTCAAAGTTAGAAATATGTACTCGtacctttataaaaataattattagatTCACTTCAACTATGAGGGTGCActctattttttctttttaaagatacttaagtttaaataaataatatattttgatATGACTTAAGTGATTTTCTAAATGAAACAATCAGTACTTGAAATTTTAACATTGAAATGcggatgttttattttttatctaaaacaGCGATATTCTATGGGAACATCTGCCTTAGCTAAAAGTTGCTCAGTtagttctttatttattttaaaagtttaaaccgTTAAACACTTAATATTCTAACATTCTGTGACACAGAGATACAAATTTTCAACTTGTCGACAAAACTTCTTCagtttcattatttatttactGCTGTCTATTCAATTAATTGTTTACATGCTTGAAGATTGTCTGAGATATCTTAACCATTTAagaatgttattaaaaaaaaacatcaccaCAAACTCAAAcccaattaattttttctatatcTTACAactgaacacatttttttaattgaattaaactccactgaaaaaaaagctgacaacaaattaatttatcaacaaaaaaaaaaaacggtatcagctaaaaattattattggtGTAAGTTAATCCCAGTCTTCAGTTTCTGGTTTGTATTGTCTTGAGTggttttgtatgtttgtttaatTAATGTGTGGACTCATCTCAATTGTATTTAATATAAACCAATTTAAATTACCAGACAATGTATAAGATATCACAATTAACTCAAGGCATAAACAAGGCTTGTGCATGTCTAAGCacatttttaatgaataattaaAACTGTTATCTAAAACATTTCAATTTATAGTTTATTAggattgagttgaaataaaataattttcttctagatccaatttttttttgttttcaaatttaatttgcatttttacTTCATTTACATAGTTTAAAATGGTTTACTATCTGAAACATACATAGCTTTTCAGAAGgttcgattttttgaaaatggattttGGGGGTAGGAAATAAATTTACAGTATCTAATGAGAGAACCTACGAAGAATCCAAAAAAGAAGtcaataaagaagaaaataccATAATGTCATGTTAATTTTTAGCAtgccagcaaaaaaaaaacaaatccaaatAAAAATGCGAAAACAAGTGATCAAATGTTTtgttatagaaaattaaaatatttattgctgAATGAGATAGTCTAATGTCATTCCTTGATGAGAAAAAAATCCTgattttcttgttatttttcttcaaaatgaaaGTGATATATAAGTGCAAGTAAATACGTGAGTAAATGCACTTGAAtgaataagtaatttttttttcaaaaaacttacaCCTACTCACACCTTTGTATTGgtaatatgtatatgtatttgtTTGCCGTTAGAAAatatcaatattaatttttctctcAGAAAGctcgttaaaattaaaaaaaagaaataataataactcGCATCAAAACCTGTTGATTCAGTGTCAAGCTTGTTTAATGTTTACTTTTTAACTTATGCTAGGTTGTATCAGAAGGTAGGAAATAACTAAGTGCAATGGTATGCAATTTAATTGTGACGAAGGTTGCCGCTTAAGTTGAAAACCGGggacaaatgtatgtatttagtttttcttttgaaaccCCACAAGACACTAGGCTAGTTAAAGTGTATTGAATTGGTTATAAACAGAAGTTGTACCAAacaaagtaaacattttttttctattcacttgTTCCCATACAAACTTGCACGTGTGAACGATTACGAATGTTGTGCATTTCATTCAAATACATATTTGCAAAACTGCAAATATGCTggcaattattttaattttatgtctCTTTTGTatcagaaaatgattttgttttcaacTTTACTGGGAGTTTCTATAAAGTGAATATTCTTACattaaagattgtgtatttgtgtttagaattttttatctttttaatggttcatccaaaaggcttgacaaaatcattttcttttataaaattgtccgctcttcgaagttattcaactttaaaatataaaaagtagttttttctcatttttttccgattttttgacgaaattattaggtttttcaaaaaaattggcaaaGTTTTCAAGTATTTGTATTCTAtattgtgttttggtttcacagatccttttatataactctcaaacccctaatactatcatattagatttcttcaataaattcgaattattcattttttcaactaaaaattattttaatcaatttttcgcgtccgttttttttttaattttataaatgcaattttgtagagcgttcaattttatacaagaaaatgattaaatctagcctttttgatgaaccattaaaaagataaaaaattctaaacacaaatacacaatctttcccatacaaatcgtatgggaaatagaaatttgcgatgcggcggtactaaatgttaacattaagggctgaaacttttacagtatttttttttcgtcatttccaacaatattttcaacaatgctttgaaaaaaaaaaatttttttttgaatcagtctaatatgtatattttattttaattattagtttaggttttttcttaaaacttgaaAAGAAGAGTCATTTTAAAAACAGCGTTTCTTTTTTGAAGACGTGCAAATTTCCCAACTTTGTTaaaagttatcaaaaaaaaaaacaaaactcaatgataaaaatttgataaaaaagtagtttttcaatttctcaattttctcgaaaactggaATCCTATGGTTTGAAATGTTTGATAAGAAGTCAATACagtaattataataaaattatcaGTAAATTTCGTATTTTAATTAGAAGTCCTGACACTGAATgtgtttttagatgatttttttttctcaaaatgtggactcttaatttaataataaatcgaAGTTGTTAAAGACTTCATGTACAGTTTGAATCTCCGAGTTCATCTAAAAGACAAATTAACCGTAGCTAAACAAGctatcaaattttcaaaatttcaaggcttcaaatattgaattttgaaatctgaCAAGACTAATAAGACTAGCAACTATAAAGAAAAGCAGTTAAGGAAACCTTAAGAGTatatatatttaacaaaaattggtCCTCAAGAAGGGTATAATCTAATcatacccgaaacgtcgacCGAAAAGAATTAGGAAATAATCAAGAAAAGACCTGTAGCCCACTGATAAGTACAATTTTCATATATTAAAAGGTCAAGAAATAAGAAATAGAGACTTTTATAATTATGATGCTAacaaatcaacattttttttaaattttttaacccgcaaaaatttctttttttgtgtctGCTTACGATATACCTATAAGTTTCAGATTGTCAATATattctatttatttaattttatttacttttgcaATATGCAtacctttaaaaaaacatagaagAAATAAGACTATCTAAGAAACTGGTTTgactaacaaaaaaatattatattacctATGTACTTTAAGAACTATTGATGCTTGTCAGACATCACGAAACACGAAAGTGTTAATTGCTAGTAACTACAAGATTGTGTGttagaaattatttaaatttatgtaggtacaacacaatttaaatactaatttcaattttgaatagttttcaaaatGTTCTCATGTGCTACTAAATTacgcaaaataaaaccaatcgAGATCTTAAAGGTTTCAGTTCATTGTGagtctaaattaaaaaaaaaattaaaaaaaaaaacaaatttacagtTCAAATGTGAATGAACATTGTTATAATGCAAAGTCTTGCCATTAAACTTATAAAGTAATTTGTATGAATATATCAAAAAGATTCATAATGTTTCACTGAAATCGAACCAGTTCAACTTATATATGTATACATAAAGTTGGTATAAATATCTTTAAGTGTCGATGacccaaaatatataaaaaaaaaaattggaaacgtTGACTCTTAATTTAAACACGTACGAATTTGCTCATTAATTGTGCTGGGTCGTGCTTTGAACTGATAAATGAGTTTAACTTAACACCTTCCTTATACAAATCTTGTAAAGAAATCTTCCAATGTATAAATACatatgaatttgaaagaaacccaactattcttattatttgaatactatattaaaaaataattcacaaTATGGGTCTaattataaatttgaaattttgtaaatttataaGGTTTTGAATATAGATACAGGTTGTCCCATGCTATAAGTAATTTTCCAAACTTAAATGTTTTACCTAATGTCTTTACAGAATTGGGAATTTGAATCATAACggttaaatgcagttttttttctaaaattttctccaaaactaatcttaaatctataaaaaaatatcatagaaGGAACTGTTATCTTTCTGTATGTTTTCCATCCACTAATAGTTTTCAAATGAAAGAAGAGCCTTTAAATATTTTcgacatacgaaatatacgattATTTACACCTATCGTCTATCATAAAATGCACATATTTAATGATTTGAAATGACAATAaattcttaattattttttataattatgtgAAGCAATTTATCATTAtccacagtaaaaaaaaaaaaacatttattttataaattatattattattcaaTTTGGAATTTTGTTAAACCCCCCGATCGTACAAATCTGCTTTATTCCAAATTAGGAAATGCTTTGAATTTTgcgttttccattgaaattGCATATATGATTTGTTAGTACCTAGTTGAAGCATACTTCTTTCTTCATATGTGCTACCATGACCTTATTAATTGCCTTGCACTTAATGGCAATTCGCCAATATTACCAAAGACTCAATGATGTATTGTTTTCTATTGCAATAGAATGGACTGCTGATCATAAGGCGATATTGTTGACTTGTATAAGCAATTCATTGAGTTCTTTAACCTTTGAATTATTGTGTATAGGTATTAGGGTGACCCAAAGGTATGTTTATAAAGTGTTTTCGCTGCTAAAGTCGTCTAAAAATAATTgacatatacaaaaattaaagataaTTGTACATACATTATCTATTTGTCAATATACTCGTATTTAATGTAAATGTAGTTTAGTTTAGACCCAACTGCAATCGCTTGTTCACATCTTTATTTACACCAAAAGTCCTATTTTGTCTACCATACGTTTATgagatattaaataattttttactgaaaaattcaaaattccctaaaaactatttttttcttcaagaattcaaactgctgtcgtttttacacaccaaaaatcatcgtttgtgcACTCTCCGTTTAggaaatacatatttgaaaaagaaaatttgcaaaaaagtcccctaaaattccttaaaatttttagaaaaaaatagtttgtatgaaaattgttataaaaatcGCTTTTGATGATTTTTGGTCTGTGTCCATTTCTCAAAATGAACAATCGATTGtcgtttaaatttttgaaaaaaataatttttggagattttagaaaaaataagaaatgttGTATGAaagttgctttaaaaaaattgttttttaatatttcctgATCGGAGAGTGGATGGATGAACTATGATTTTTAGTATGTATAAAAAACTGGAAGTCGACAAACGATTGCCGAATTAAACGCCTATCTCTAAATTTTGAGCGTTTAAGACAATTTTTCAGGCTACCtataacaaacaaatattttgcatgGTCAAACATGGACAAGAGGTGGAAAAACACATTAGACTAGttgggttcaaaaattttgagggcttagttctggcttcacggagcctcTGGAGCTCGTTAAAATTCTGTCCACTGtctgaatttcaaaatttttaggtatttttataAAGCTATGAAAAAGTGAGTGGAATTAATGCAAACCtaatgtataaatattttttttttatttttcctgtcATGCAATCGAAAAAAACTGGGAAACTAATTTAATATATCGAAATCGTGatcgcagaaaaaaaagcagaagaattttgaaattttgttgtgaAGATATGACAAAAATGATAGTTTCAACAAAAGGTGGATTAAACtaagtttaaatttaagttcttaaaaaatttcaaatctttattgaatttcaaattctTGTCTTCAACGCAAATCaatagttaaatcaaagtggtttttattgatttcaaaTTGCTTTTTCCCCAATGTACTAATCAATTTAAGGAACAAGTTTGAAAATTGTATTGTACCATAGGCCAATTATTTCGATTTGTTTAAttcttaattctttttaattctttaatacttatgataatATCACAGCTGCTCTTTTGACCGAAcagaaaaactttttatacTACATGTTTCTGAATTTGTTATTGCTATCCATGATTAATATCCATAGTTTCTGTCCATGTTTAGGTCAAATagtttaaaaatctaatttcttttctttttctaaaaaaaacttttttttttttatttcaggccTACAACAAATGCAATTATGGGGCTAACTGTTGCTTCATATGTACTACAACCTTTCTTTCCTGAGGAATGTAAAATACCAGATGGTGCCTTGCAACTATTAGCTGCAGTTATGATTTGTTTTCTTACTTTTCTGAATTCCTATAGCATGAAAGCCACGACGAAAATGCAAAATGTAATCATGTTTACTAAGGTTGCAGCTCTTGTATTGATAATTATACTTGGCCTGGTTTGGATGGCAATGGGTATGTATAATTCTATAGTAGCAAAtgtttacaaaacaataaaagtttttttttttttttgcaattgaaGCTCAACTGGTTGCATTTTTTATTGTAgaatttgcagttttttttttctttttatttattgttatttcaTGAAGCAAATTCCTgaagtaaaatattaaaaaaaatctaaattcacGTATTTTTGTTTAGATCGGTTAAAGTAAACTCAGATGAGAAGATAAGTTTAATGACTTGGAGCAACATTGTTGCATCATATGAATATGACAAAGAAAACTACCTTAATTTTATAGCATGTCAATTAGTTTAAATTGGATGAtggcattaaaatttttcttaaagattCAATCGCactaattatttattaatagatagatagatttCAATTTATCGttcattttcttgtttaaaataaaaaatgtatgtatgttacATAAATCACTAACCATGCCTTCGCCGTCTGCCTAATTGacataaaattaaacatttaataaaaagtttgtttttatataatattcattattttttttaaatcataaagTTAAAGAGTAATAGTTACGAATTAGTATTATCTAAGAAACAAATCAGTTCGGTGAAATTTTTCGCAACCTAGAATGTTTCCAATGACTGGCCaaataatattgtttatttatttcattcattcatttaatttttccgatatttttctatttccaGGCAACGTTGAAAACTTCAACAAACCATTTGATAACTCAGAAACAGATCCTGGTAAACTATCTGTTGCATTCTATTCTGGTATATTTTCCTATGCTGGGTGGAattacttaaattttatgaCGGAAGAACTTCGTGATCCTTATAAGAATCTCCCACGTGCTATTTATATATCTCTACCTCTTGTTACTGCAATTTATGTTCTTGCAAATTTATCATATCTTGCTGTTCTCACTCCACAACAAATGGTTGCTTCAGAAGCTATTGCTGTGGTAAgtatagtttttatttatattgaccTGCAACAAAATGatatcctttttttaattttttatttcagacaTTTGGAAAGAAAGTATTGGGCGTTTGGTCTTTAATAATACCAATATTAGTAGCTGTATCAGCATTTGGTGGCTTGTCAGTGCATATAATGGCATCATCTCGAATGTGTTTTGTTGGTGCTAGAAATGGTCATATGCCTTCATTGTTGTCACATATCAGCATTGACAAGTACACGCCAACACCATCTTTAGTGTTTTTGGTAAGAATTtatctagtgtttttttttttttttatttttaatttatattcaaaatttcaattctgTGAACGGTTTCtctagcttaaaaaaaattaaccaaaactGACAAATTCATTTAACTTCGGAAAACTTGCCTAACACttgcaaaaactttttaacaaaAGAACATTGGTGTTTCAAATATAGGAAAAATGCATGAAATACAATAaactttgaaaatatattataaaaatgaaaacaatgcATCAGTTCCAAAAAGTTCAATCTAGAAAACTTGGGTCCATTTTTTAACTAGTAATGCATTTATTTTGcgtcaaaaacaattaaaattcataaaatgcagttatttcaaaaatatgcaACGCCGGTatacttttgtaaaaataattttaaaaaaccaaatcaGCAGTCATGGCTATCATTGAGGAGCattatggaaaattttaatttccgatTTTAAGACAATTTGGCAATAATGGTTATAAGAGGGAAAAAAGTAAATGTTATAAAAAGTTCATCTACTTTCTAAATCAACataatatgtataaatattaTGTATACATCATGCTGTTCCAATTTGCTTTATTTCGATACTCAGTCATTTTCCGTGGCACATTGCAGAACCAGATACTGACATTCTGCGTGCCAACTTGTTCCACccgcaacattttttaaaactgcTTTTTATGGCATTAGGCAGGTTCATCAGCCTCAACTGCAATTTTAAAGGGGGGTAATtcctctgaaatttttttggcatttttgcttaaaaaattcatttatcatcTGAAGAAACTAGTTTTGGTGGTCTTAGCTTTATATGAATCTCTAAAAGTCCCTAAATAGTCCCAAAGCCCATGCATCCTTAACCTTCACTTGTATGAAAACCacaactttaaacgcatttaaCTCGAAAGGCTTTTTTTCCGCGCTGTGCAAGTagctcgaaaaaaaaatgaagctatcgacttttAATAAAGTGCAAATTACAGTTTCAATTTACAGAGGTGAAGTACCAGGTTCGACCATAAGCAAGTAGTTTGGGGCATTATAAGGAATGGTAAATATGCGCTTGGTTTAAAATCCTAGAAGTTACTCGACCTCCTTGTATTGTTTATGTCCCCATACCTGAGGAGCATAAAACGTCACTGCTCGTATAcctggttttttaaaaataattacagattttactgtctcttaaaaaaaaccctttcacctgaatttgtttaatgaaaaatcattattattgCATTTTATCCCAAATTCAtcgtttttatcaaattttattagggtggcacataattattgttttcactaaaaaaacaacctttttaccatgatataacaaaaaacaccttttcGCATGAAGAAAAGCATACACTTATTATATCCGTAATTCCCATGCGAAagagaacttttttaataaaattcgtaTTACAttttaccattgattttatcggacttctCGTGGTTCGtggatttttcttattttcccaaaaaaaaaacacccttatatgtatagactgcttagattcttggtttctgttataaatgaaacatttgtaccaattttcattggtgtccCAGTTTTTGTAGTACTAATtccaaatttcatcatttctcaACCCTtttactcaagataattttgttagGCTCTGttgattcttagttcttataacaaaattttgttcatcaagtttaaaaaattaacaaaatgtgtGTCAGcagttatgatacctttctcacacataacaaAACCCAcgaaaaacacccttccacctaatttttttatagaattttttgatcCTTGGCAAACTTTTTGCCGAGTTTCATgaatataacaatttttttttaatttgttgattttatgtactattttatcTGTACTATAAGCAATTCAtctgttttaaacaaaattttgtttgttttgtcaaCTTATCACTAAAATTTCCGATTGAGGTTATAATTCGATAGTGAAGATAGTAAAGTGGTCCTGTAAGTCAATACTAATAAAGTAAACGAATCCATACTCAGAAAATTAAATCTCAATTAAATTGTGTACTTTCACATATCGatgcaaaaaaattaagggtttatttaattataacacTTGTGAACCATTTACAACAACTGTTAATGTATTTGGACTCAGTAAGCCTAAAAATCAAACTGGTTCCATTATAAGATCtcaaatttttgagatttttttggtttttacatatTGAGGGTGATTTCATactactttttttagtttttcaagttttactaaaatcatttttaataaatgtaatgtatttcggttcagagagttaataaaaaaaatttcaataaaagaaaaataaaaacaatgtatCAATTTGGTGCAGATAAAAACTTCAGCACCCTTCATTAAGTCAGAAATGATTTACAACGCGTTGTAACGGTCTGGAAAATGTTTGTGTGTTGGATAGTGTATTCATTCAGCACCTCTAAATCAACTAATTAAACATCTTTCATAAAGCAATACTTGTTTTACTTTTTACGAAtttcacacaaaaaattaaatgtagtTTTTGAACCACCTGCTAATGGGGCATCTACTGAAGGGTCAGctagttttatatatttttcaaaaaaaaaaatgaaataagaatccttattttaataattttaaattttaataataatttttataaaatgttaccTTATTTTTCAGTGTGCATTATCAATTGTTATGTTGCTTGTAAGCGACGTTTATGTTCTCATTACCTACAGTAGCATAGTGGAATCGTTTTTCATTATGCTTTCAGTATCAGCTGTATTATGGTTCCGATACAAAAGACCAAACATGGAAAGGCCAATTAAAGTAAGAAAATAAACATATAAAACATTTTGGttttatatgtttattttactaatttgtaatttgtttgtaaatcttTAGGTTCCACTTTGGGTCCCCATTGTTTTTGTGATAATCTGTGCTTTCTTAATCATTGTTCCTTGCTATGTCGCACCTTACGAGGTTGGTATGGGTGTTCTTATCACAGTTATTGGAATTCCATTTTACTACGCTGGTATTGTATGGCAAAATAAGCCAATATGGTTACAAAATGCAATTggtaattatttaaatttaaatatgaaaaggttgtttttcttaatgatttctttatttttgttttt includes the following:
- the LOC129915728 gene encoding Y+L amino acid transporter 2 is translated as MASKDLPSPSEIALITPGSEQPPTAMGFGEAPNNRSSADSAAAAPAAEKVQMKKQLGLLEGVAIILGIIFGSGIFISPKGVIREVEAVGTSLVIWILSGLLSMIGALCYAELGTCIPKSGGDYAYIYEAFGSLPAFLYLWDAMMIFVPTTNAIMGLTVASYVLQPFFPEECKIPDGALQLLAAVMICFLTFLNSYSMKATTKMQNVIMFTKVAALVLIIILGLVWMAMGNVENFNKPFDNSETDPGKLSVAFYSGIFSYAGWNYLNFMTEELRDPYKNLPRAIYISLPLVTAIYVLANLSYLAVLTPQQMVASEAIAVTFGKKVLGVWSLIIPILVAVSAFGGLSVHIMASSRMCFVGARNGHMPSLLSHISIDKYTPTPSLVFLCALSIVMLLVSDVYVLITYSSIVESFFIMLSVSAVLWFRYKRPNMERPIKVPLWVPIVFVIICAFLIIVPCYVAPYEVGMGVLITVIGIPFYYAGIVWQNKPIWLQNAIGKVTLTFQKLFMSAKEEKD